One region of Roseicitreum antarcticum genomic DNA includes:
- a CDS encoding DUF2312 domain-containing protein gives MRLGDATFSHQDYMAARFAKEKRVPMKETPADRDVRDNAYSVTAEELRQFIERWEHLDAEKKDIANQQKEVMAEAKGRGYSPKVIRKVIALRKRTAGDIAEEEALLEMYKAALGMA, from the coding sequence ATGCGACTGGGCGATGCCACGTTTTCCCATCAGGACTACATGGCCGCGCGGTTTGCAAAGGAGAAGCGCGTGCCGATGAAAGAGACACCCGCAGACAGAGATGTGCGCGACAATGCCTACAGCGTCACCGCCGAAGAACTGCGCCAGTTCATCGAGCGGTGGGAGCATCTGGACGCCGAGAAGAAGGACATCGCCAATCAGCAGAAAGAGGTGATGGCCGAGGCAAAAGGCCGGGGCTACAGCCCCAAGGTGATCCGTAAGGTGATTGCCCTGCGCAAGCGGACCGCCGGCGACATCGCCGAAGAAGAGGCGTTGCTGGAAATGTACAAAGCCGCACTGGGCATGGCCTGA
- a CDS encoding ImmA/IrrE family metallo-endopeptidase — MLDVDINSGEATQITQELKDQEDRANAAASEFCVPKKMMDAFISRKAPVFAKRDIIGLARMLKVHTGLVAGQLQFRTQNTTLGGNISSLFAQL; from the coding sequence ATGCTTGATGTAGATATTAACTCTGGTGAGGCTACGCAGATCACGCAGGAACTCAAAGACCAAGAAGATCGCGCCAATGCCGCAGCTTCTGAATTCTGCGTCCCCAAGAAAATGATGGATGCCTTTATCTCGCGCAAAGCACCAGTTTTCGCCAAACGTGACATCATAGGGCTGGCGAGAATGCTCAAGGTCCACACTGGCCTAGTTGCTGGACAGCTTCAATTCAGAACTCAAAATACCACCTTGGGCGGGAATATCTCGTCCCTGTTCGCTCAATTGTAA
- a CDS encoding helix-turn-helix transcriptional regulator: MSDLYSIMDKEEYKSPGQLVAALLADRGWTKKTLAIILGVDESLVSKTVSNVRKVDASTAIIFEEVFDVPAVRFLSLQKDYDLAVARIESTRTPRDKCVQN, translated from the coding sequence ATGAGCGATCTATACAGCATCATGGACAAAGAAGAATACAAATCTCCGGGCCAGCTAGTGGCCGCTCTCCTCGCAGATCGAGGGTGGACCAAGAAAACCTTGGCGATCATTTTGGGCGTGGATGAATCCCTTGTCAGCAAGACAGTCTCCAATGTTCGCAAGGTTGATGCCTCAACAGCCATCATTTTTGAGGAAGTGTTCGACGTTCCTGCTGTGCGTTTTCTATCCCTGCAAAAGGATTATGATCTAGCTGTTGCTAGGATTGAAAGCACACGGACCCCAAGAGACAAATGCGTGCAGAACTGA
- a CDS encoding helix-turn-helix domain-containing protein produces the protein MPISSQMANKIASRKVRYKRLAESAISWHLANMKTRVKELRKTRGLTGEVLAARAGCSKSYLSEIESGKKFPSGRLLRSLAKELNVSVYELIDSNELADDIVAHIAIMRDLSVEDRRAVARHAAGLLEQASEP, from the coding sequence ATGCCCATTAGTTCGCAAATGGCGAACAAAATAGCAAGCAGAAAAGTTCGCTATAAGCGATTAGCCGAAAGCGCCATTTCGTGGCACCTTGCGAACATGAAGACACGAGTCAAAGAACTCAGGAAAACCCGGGGCTTAACCGGGGAGGTGCTGGCTGCTAGGGCAGGCTGCAGCAAGAGTTACTTGTCCGAAATTGAGAGCGGCAAGAAGTTTCCAAGCGGCAGGCTTCTTCGATCCCTCGCCAAAGAACTGAATGTTTCGGTCTACGAGTTGATCGACAGCAATGAACTGGCCGATGACATAGTGGCACATATAGCAATCATGCGCGATTTGAGCGTTGAGGATCGCCGCGCTGTCGCACGTCACGCTGCCGGTCTTTTAGAGCAAGCGTCTGAGCCATGA
- a CDS encoding helix-turn-helix domain-containing protein, giving the protein MMTLAEYLKAKELTQREFARAVEVSASYMNEIVQGAKTPSMSVAAKIEALTDGEVRMASLIVSPKDAA; this is encoded by the coding sequence ATGATGACCCTCGCAGAATACCTTAAAGCAAAAGAACTGACTCAGCGCGAGTTTGCACGCGCCGTCGAGGTCTCTGCATCGTACATGAACGAAATAGTGCAGGGCGCGAAAACGCCGAGCATGTCGGTCGCCGCAAAAATTGAAGCATTGACCGATGGTGAGGTGCGCATGGCCTCGCTGATTGTCAGCCCAAAGGACGCAGCATGA
- a CDS encoding DUF1937 family protein — MAHFPDHPAWPLLMAPGARHRVSPLVRIGCDLDEIARHAPAGIQYLATPFSRNVLGDDGGYCQTAGFDAAGRAGACARRLAMAGVTAISPVVQSVEMLSSRPATGVGADVPDPLDAAFWEVWCRPLLWACKSVIVADIAGWSASRGIWHEVVWALDRNMPVFVCADKMEVDDGLG; from the coding sequence ATGGCCCATTTTCCCGATCACCCCGCATGGCCGCTGCTGATGGCCCCTGGTGCGCGGCACCGTGTTTCGCCGCTGGTGCGCATCGGCTGTGATCTCGACGAGATCGCGCGGCATGCGCCTGCGGGCATCCAGTATCTGGCCACGCCGTTTTCGCGCAACGTTCTGGGTGATGATGGCGGTTATTGCCAGACTGCCGGATTTGACGCTGCGGGCCGGGCCGGTGCCTGCGCGCGGCGGTTGGCAATGGCTGGCGTCACCGCGATTTCGCCGGTGGTGCAGTCAGTGGAAATGCTGAGTTCACGCCCCGCAACCGGCGTCGGTGCGGACGTGCCTGATCCGCTGGATGCCGCGTTCTGGGAGGTGTGGTGCCGCCCGCTGCTGTGGGCCTGCAAGTCGGTCATCGTGGCTGATATCGCGGGCTGGTCGGCTTCGCGCGGCATCTGGCACGAGGTCGTATGGGCCTTGGATCGAAATATGCCGGTGTTTGTCTGCGCCGACAAGATGGAGGTTGATGATGGGTTGGGATGA
- a CDS encoding P-loop NTPase family protein: protein MMGWDEIGAIGDDVRALQDKIARRSMAVQALVDFKAALVESGIEPVVTYEDGRRIGVALDLGDLSVPGAPLADQPRHISQGGLTESCPDLAVRDEVSEAAPQPEPPEAPPAAPPDELVTGPWSPEEEAIARDMMNRGKTGGHVATRLRRPLPGTNKKLQAMRVRDQGAGKASVAVVWTPKLDLEMVDALASRVTVPVLSEAMGIPVADITARWRELLPQGAKLADQHALLNRLRDEVQGDEVSGDEAQNGNAAAS from the coding sequence ATGATGGGTTGGGATGAAATCGGCGCAATCGGGGATGATGTGCGCGCATTGCAAGACAAGATCGCCCGGCGATCAATGGCTGTGCAGGCGCTGGTTGATTTCAAGGCTGCGCTGGTTGAATCGGGGATAGAGCCGGTTGTGACCTATGAAGATGGCCGGCGCATCGGCGTGGCGCTAGATCTGGGCGACCTTTCGGTGCCCGGTGCGCCGTTGGCTGATCAGCCGCGGCACATTTCGCAGGGCGGTCTGACCGAGTCTTGCCCTGATTTGGCGGTCCGGGATGAGGTTTCAGAGGCTGCGCCGCAGCCCGAACCCCCAGAGGCGCCACCGGCCGCGCCGCCTGACGAGCTCGTCACCGGACCGTGGTCCCCAGAGGAGGAGGCGATCGCGCGCGACATGATGAACCGGGGGAAGACCGGGGGTCATGTCGCGACCAGGCTGCGGCGTCCGTTGCCTGGCACCAACAAGAAGTTGCAAGCGATGCGGGTGCGCGACCAAGGCGCGGGCAAGGCATCTGTGGCCGTTGTGTGGACGCCGAAGCTTGATCTGGAAATGGTCGATGCCTTGGCAAGTCGTGTAACCGTGCCCGTGCTTTCGGAGGCGATGGGCATCCCTGTTGCCGATATCACGGCGCGCTGGCGCGAACTGCTGCCGCAGGGGGCGAAGCTGGCCGATCAGCATGCGTTGCTGAACCGCTTGCGCGACGAGGTGCAGGGCGATGAGGTTTCAGGCGACGAGGCCCAGAACGGCAACGCGGCTGCATCATGA